CTGTTGAGCTCGATGATCTCCATGCGGTCAAGCAGCGGCACTGGGATGGAGTGCAGCGAGTTGGCCGTGGTGATAAAGAAGACCTTGGAAAGATCATACTCCAGATCAAGGTAGTGATCCATGAAGGTATTGTTCTGTTCCGGGTCAAGCACTTCCAGCAGGGCCGAGGCGGGGTCGCCACGGTAGTCGGAGGTCATCTTGTCCACTTCGTCCAGGCAGAAGAGGGGATTGTTGAACTTCACCCGCTTGAGGGACTGGATGATCTTGCCCGGCAGCGCGCCCACATAGGTGCGGCGGTGCCCCCGGATTTCGGCCTCGTCGCGCACGCCGCCAAGGGAGAGGCGCACAAAATCGCGCCCTGTGGCGCGGGCCACGGACTTGGCAAGCGAGGTTTTACCCACGCCGGGGGGGCCGACAAAGCAGAGGATGGGGCCTTTGAGCCCCTGGGAAAGCTTCTGCACGGCGAGGTATTCCAGAATGCGTTCCTTGGGTTTTTCAAGGCCAAAGTGGTCGCCGTCCAGAATTGCGCGCGCCTTTTCAAGGTTGATGTCTATCTGCTTGAGGTCGTTCCAGGGCAGATCCAGAATCCAGTCCACATAGTTGCGCACAACCGTGTATTCCGCCGCAGAGGGCGGCATGCTGCGCAGCTTTCTGGCTTCGGAGAGCGCCTTTTCGCGCGCTTCTTCCGGCATGTCGCGGGTCTTGAGCTTTTGCTCTATTTCGTCAACTTCGGCCTGGGGGTCGTCATCGCGCCCCATTTCCTTGTTGATGGCCTTGATCTGCTCATTGAGGTAATATTCGCGCTGGTTGCGCTCCATCTGCACCTTGACGCGGTTCTTGATGCGCTTTTCAACCGTGGCAAGGGCCACCTCGCCCTGCAAAAGCTCATAGGCAAGCTCCAGGCGCAGGGTGGCGTCGTCGATCTCAAGGGCTTCCTGCTTTTTGCGGTAATCAACCTTGAGGTGCGGAATGATGGCATCGGCCAGAGGGCCGATTTCCTGCAAGGCAAGAATGGAGAGCACAGCCTCCTGCGAAATCTTTTTGTTGTTCTTGCCGTATTCTTCAAGCGCCTCGTGCACGGCGCGCACCAGAGCCTCGCGCTCTTCGGGGCGGCTCTGCTTTTCGGCGCGGCGGCGCACGCCCACCATGGCGCACTGCTCGTCTTCGTGCAGGTTTTCCCAAGTGGCGCGATATACGCCTTCAAACAGCACCTTGATGGTGCCGTCGGGCAGGCGCAGCATCTGAAGCACCTTGCTGACCACGCCTACAGGCGAAAGATCCTGAGCATCGGGCTTTTCCAGCTCCGGCTCGCGCTGGGCCACAAGAAATATCTGCTTGCTGTAGGTGGCCTGTGCGGCTTCGATGGCCTTGATGGAGGCCTCGCGCCCCACAAAGAGCGGCATGATGGAGCGGGGGAACATGACCACCTCGCGCAAAGGCATGATGGGCAGTTCAATATAAGCGTCAGAGCCGCGCATTTCGTCTGTCATAATTCTCCCCTGAAAAAAAGCCGGACGACGGCCTGCGCCGCCCGGCGGAACTTAGAGCTTTTTTGCCGTGAAATGCCTGCGTCAGGCGGGGTGTTTGCTGTTGCCCTGCGGCTGGCTGGCCGAAGAGCGTAAGGGTCGCCTTGCAATCTATTCCACAGCGCGGATTTGAGGAAAACCCGCACGGTGCGCCGCAACACTAATGTTGCCAACGCGCCAGCTTTAACCTGCGGGGTCAAACCATTGGCGGTACCCCTTTACGTGCCTGCTGCATGGCAGAACGCGCGCAATTCAGGCGGCTGGCTAAGAGGCCTTGTCGCCCCCGGCCTGGGCCTTGGACGTATCGGCGTTTTCTGCCTTGTCGCCAAACAGCAGCACCGGTTCCTTGCCCTTGTCGATAACAGCCTGATTGATCAGGCATTCGCGCACATTGGGCAGGGAGGGCAGCTTGAACATGATGTCGAGCATGGTGCGTTCCATCACGTTGCGGAGGCCGCGCGCCCCCGTTTTGCGCTCAATGGCCTTGGCGGCAATGGCCTTGAGCGCATTGGGCGTAAAGCGCAGGTCAACATTCTCAAGTTCAAAGAGCTTCTGGTACTGGCGCACCAGGGCGTTCTTGGGTTCGGTGAGAATGCGCACCAGATCGGGTTCGTCCAGCTCGTCCACATGGGTGATGATGGGGATACGGCCCACAAATTCGGGGATAAGGCCGAACTTCACCAGATCCTGCGGATGCACCCTGTCGAGCAGTTCGCCAAGGGGCATTTCCTTGCTGGCGCGCACCTTGGCGCCAAAACCCATGGAGCCGCCGCTCATGCGGCCGCCCACGATCTTGTCCAGGCCCACAAAAGCGCCGCCCACGATGAACAGGATGTTGCTCGTGTTCATGCGGATAAATTCCTGCTGGGGGTGCTTGCGCCCGCCCTTGGGAGGAATATTGGCCTCGGTGCCTTCGATGATCTTGAGCAGGGCCTGCTGCACGCCTTCGCCGGAGACGTCGCGCGTGATGGAGGGGCCGTCGCCCTTGCGGGAAATCTTGTCGATTTCGTCAATATAGATGATGCCCTTGCTGGCGGCTTCCAGATCGTAGTCCGCATTCTGGAGCAGCTGCACCAGGATGTTTTCCACATCTTCGCCCACATAGCCAGCTTCCGTGAGGGTCGTGGCGTCAGCAATGGCAAAGGGCACGCGCAGTACGCGGGCCAAAGTTTTGGCAAGCAGGGTTTTACCGCTGCCCGAGGGGCCTACCAGGAGGATATTGCTTTTTTCAAGCTCCACCTCGTCGCCGAGAGCGCTGGCGTAAAACACGCGCTTGTAGTGGTTGTGCACCGCTACAGAAAGGATTTTCTTGGCCTCGTTCTGTCCGATGACATACTGGTCAAGGCGATCCTTGATTTCCTGGGGCGAAAGAAGGCGTTCTTCGCTCTGGGGGCTTTCCATCTGGTCGCGGGCGATAATTTCGTTGCAGGCCTTGATGCATTTGTCGCAAATGCTCGCGCCGTCCTGCACGATGAGATTGCGAACCTCAAGCTCGGTGCGCCCGCAAAAGGAGCAGCGCAGGGGTTCGCTCACCGTAGGTTTATCGTTCTTGGCCATATTACTCGCTCTTTTCCTGAGCCATTTCATTGCGCGATACAAGCACGCGGTCAATGATGCCGAGTTCCTTGGCTTCCTCAGGAGTCAAAAAGTTATCGCGTTCGGTAGCTTTGACAATATCCTTGTAGGGACGGCCCGTGTTGTCGGCCAGCATGCGGTTGAGGCGTTCCTTGAGGCGCAGCACCTCGCGCGCGTGGATTTCAATATCCGTGGCCTGACCCTGAAAACCGCCCGAGGGCTGGTGAATCATGATCTGACTGTTGGGCAAAGCAAAACGCATGCCAGGCTTGCCAGCGGCCAGCAAGAATGCGCCCATGCTGGCGGCGCGGCCCATGCACACAGTCGCCACTGGCGAAGAGATAAAGCGCATGGTGTCATAAATGGCAAGCCCGGCGGTAACAGAGCCGCCGGGGGAATTTATGTAGAGATAGATTTCTTTTTCGGGGTCTTGCGATTCAAGGAAGAGCAGCTGGGCGCAGATGAGGGAAGCAACGGTATCGTTGACCTCGGAGCCAAGCAAAACGATGCGGTCCTTGAGCAGACGCGAATAGATGTCATAGGCCCGCTCGGAGCGGCCTGTGGTTTCAATAACCATGGGGACAAGCGACATATGAGCCTCTTGGCACGGCGTGTGGGCCGGTTAGGTGCGGTGTTGCCGCAAAATAAAACCAAAAGGCGGCCTTAAGGCCGCCTCCCTTATACTTCAGTTAGTCCTGAGCGCTGGCGGGTGCGCCCGGCGCGGCGTCGCCCTCGGCTGGCGCCTTGGGCTCCACTTCGGTCACCTTGGACTTGGCGTAGATCAGATCCATGGCCTTGTCGGCCAGCATGCGGTCACGCAGCACAAAGATCATGCCCGAGCGTTCATAGCTTTCGCGCAGGGTCTTGAAATCTTCGCCAGTGCGCATGCTCATCTGGTAAATCTGAGTGTTGACCTCATTGTCGGTAACGTCAAGTGCTTCTTTCTTGGCGATGGAAAGCAGCAGAACCTGCGAGCGGGCCAGCTCGTCAGCCTGGGGCTGCACTTCGGCGCGCAGTTCGTCCATGCTCTTGCCAAGAGAATCAAGGCTGCGGCCCTGACGTTCAAAGCGGGCGGCCATGTCGCCCAGCAGGGTGCGCACCTGGGTGTCCACAAGGCTGGGGGGCAGTTCAAATTCAACCATCTTCAGCAGGCGGTCAAGCAGGGTCTTCTGCGCGGCGCTCTTGTTGAGGTTGGCGCGGCTCTGGGTGTAGCTGCCGGTGATGGCTTCGCGCAGCTTCTCCACGCTTTCAAGGCCAACGGTCTTGGCGAGGTCGTCGTTCAGCTCAGGAAGCTTGCGCTCCTTGATGGCGTGCACGCGCACCTTCATGGTGACGGTTTTGCCTGCCAGATCCTTGGCAAGAAAATCTTCGGGGAAGGTGATCTGGCCTTCGCCTTCTTCGCCGTAGCGGATGGTCTTCACCAGGGCTTCAAAATCTTCAAGAGCCTGACGCTCGCCAAGGGCGAGGTCAAAGCTTTCGGCCTTCACGCCTTCCAGGGGTTCGCCGTTTTCAAAGGCGGCAAAGTCGATGGTGGCAACCTGACCGTCCACAGCGGGGCCAGCGCCTTCAACGGGCACAAGCTCGCCACGGTCACGGCGGATGCGGTCAATAACTTCCTGCACTTCCTTTTCGTCCACGACCACTTTTTCCTGCTCCACTTCCATACCTTCATAGGGAGGAAGGGTGAAGGAGGGCAGCACTTCAAATTCGACGCTGTATTCGTAGCCCTGACCGCGTTCAAAGGTGCCCTTGGCGTCCACGTCAACGCCAGCAAGGGGCGAAACGTCGAGCTTCTGCATCACGTCGTTGATGTGGACGTTGATCAGATCCTGGCGGGCTTCTTCATAAATCTTGTCGCGGAAGCGCTGTTCGATGACCGACGCCGGAACCTTGCCCTTGCGGAAACCGTCCAGCTGCACCGATGTTTTGTACAGCGCCACGGCGCCCATGATGGCTGCTTCCACTTCCTGGGCTTCGGTGGTGATGACGACCTTTTTTCTGACCGGCGAAATGTCTTCTGCGCTATATTCCACGAGGGACTCCTTTTCTTGGTGAGGTAGATGGTGCGAGAGGGGGGACTTGAACCCCCATACCAATGGTGCTGGATTCTAAGTCCAGTGCGTCTACCAATTCCGCCACTCTCGCAAAGCGTGTTTCCATAGCACACTTGCCGGTGGGCTGCAAGCCATGAGCGGCGCGCCTGTTGCCGTGGGCTGTGCCGGGCGGGAGGGCGTTAACCGAAAATCTCCGTCATAAATAAGTCGCAATGGCGGTACGGCAAGCAATTTTTTTAAAAAAACTGGCCGAAATCACCATTCCGGTGCGGTGCGGGCGGTGCCTGTTCTTTGCTAGCGCAGCACCAGGGCTGCTCCGTCAGGCCTTGGTGCAACAACTTCGCCCACTTCGCAGGCCAGATCGCCCCCTGCCAGCAGCATTTCGCGGGCCTGCGGCACCAGTGCAGGCGGCACGGCCAGCAGCAATCCGCCGGAGGTCTGCGCGTCAAAGGCGAGGCTTGTGAGCGCTTCGTCCACGCCGTCTTCCACTCGGGTGGAGCAGGTCCAGTATTTTCTGTTCAGGTGGCTGCCTGCGGGGATAAGCCCGTCGCGCGCGTATTCAAGGGCGCGCGGCATGAGGGGCAGGGCCTCGGCATGCAGTACCACGGTAACGCCCGAGGCAAGGGCCATTTCAAGCGCGTGCCCGCCAAGTCCAAAGCCTGTTATGTCTGTGGCGGCGGCTATTTTGAGGTCGCGCACAACGCCCCCGGCAACGCTGTTGAGGCGGGAGCACCAGCGTGTGACCTCTGCCTCGCTTTCTTCGGCTCCATCCCAGCGGGCCTTGACCGCCGTGGCGAGCACCCCCGTGCCCAGCGGTTTGGTCAGCAGCAGGGTCTGGCCCGGTTTCAGGCCATCGTTGCGGGCCATGTGGGAGGGATCGATGATGCCCGTGACCGCAAGGCCGTACTTGAGTTCCTCGTCCTGCACCGTGTGACCGCCAGCCAGCACGGCCCCGGCTTCGTTCATGGCATCAAGGCCGCCGCGCAGGATGTTTTCCAGTATGTGCTGCGGGTCGTCCTCTGCCAGGGCCTGCGGGAAAAAGGCCACGTTCATGGCACTCCACGGCTGGCCGCCCATGGCGTAGACATCCGAAAGCGCGTTGGCGGCGGCGATGCGGCCAAAGGCAAAGGCATCGTTGACAATGGGCGCAAGAATATCCACGGTCTGCACCAGGGCGCAGCCAGGGGGAACGGTCAGCACAACGGCATCCTCGTTCCGGGCGCGACCAGCCAGAACCCTGGCCTCAAGGTCAGGGCGCGTATCAGACGGCAGACCGCGTAAAAGTCGCTCCAGGGCCCCTGGAGCCAGCTTGGCGGCTCAACCGGCCGCGCGGGCTTTTTCCAGCAATTTCA
The sequence above is a segment of the Desulfovibrio sp. genome. Coding sequences within it:
- the tig gene encoding trigger factor, whose translation is MEYSAEDISPVRKKVVITTEAQEVEAAIMGAVALYKTSVQLDGFRKGKVPASVIEQRFRDKIYEEARQDLINVHINDVMQKLDVSPLAGVDVDAKGTFERGQGYEYSVEFEVLPSFTLPPYEGMEVEQEKVVVDEKEVQEVIDRIRRDRGELVPVEGAGPAVDGQVATIDFAAFENGEPLEGVKAESFDLALGERQALEDFEALVKTIRYGEEGEGQITFPEDFLAKDLAGKTVTMKVRVHAIKERKLPELNDDLAKTVGLESVEKLREAITGSYTQSRANLNKSAAQKTLLDRLLKMVEFELPPSLVDTQVRTLLGDMAARFERQGRSLDSLGKSMDELRAEVQPQADELARSQVLLLSIAKKEALDVTDNEVNTQIYQMSMRTGEDFKTLRESYERSGMIFVLRDRMLADKAMDLIYAKSKVTEVEPKAPAEGDAAPGAPASAQD
- the clpP gene encoding ATP-dependent Clp endopeptidase proteolytic subunit ClpP gives rise to the protein MSLVPMVIETTGRSERAYDIYSRLLKDRIVLLGSEVNDTVASLICAQLLFLESQDPEKEIYLYINSPGGSVTAGLAIYDTMRFISSPVATVCMGRAASMGAFLLAAGKPGMRFALPNSQIMIHQPSGGFQGQATDIEIHAREVLRLKERLNRMLADNTGRPYKDIVKATERDNFLTPEEAKELGIIDRVLVSRNEMAQEKSE
- the selD gene encoding selenide, water dikinase SelD, translated to MKLLEKARAAGUAAKLAPGALERLLRGLPSDTRPDLEARVLAGRARNEDAVVLTVPPGCALVQTVDILAPIVNDAFAFGRIAAANALSDVYAMGGQPWSAMNVAFFPQALAEDDPQHILENILRGGLDAMNEAGAVLAGGHTVQDEELKYGLAVTGIIDPSHMARNDGLKPGQTLLLTKPLGTGVLATAVKARWDGAEESEAEVTRWCSRLNSVAGGVVRDLKIAAATDITGFGLGGHALEMALASGVTVVLHAEALPLMPRALEYARDGLIPAGSHLNRKYWTCSTRVEDGVDEALTSLAFDAQTSGGLLLAVPPALVPQAREMLLAGGDLACEVGEVVAPRPDGAALVLR
- the lon gene encoding endopeptidase La, yielding MTDEMRGSDAYIELPIMPLREVVMFPRSIMPLFVGREASIKAIEAAQATYSKQIFLVAQREPELEKPDAQDLSPVGVVSKVLQMLRLPDGTIKVLFEGVYRATWENLHEDEQCAMVGVRRRAEKQSRPEEREALVRAVHEALEEYGKNNKKISQEAVLSILALQEIGPLADAIIPHLKVDYRKKQEALEIDDATLRLELAYELLQGEVALATVEKRIKNRVKVQMERNQREYYLNEQIKAINKEMGRDDDPQAEVDEIEQKLKTRDMPEEAREKALSEARKLRSMPPSAAEYTVVRNYVDWILDLPWNDLKQIDINLEKARAILDGDHFGLEKPKERILEYLAVQKLSQGLKGPILCFVGPPGVGKTSLAKSVARATGRDFVRLSLGGVRDEAEIRGHRRTYVGALPGKIIQSLKRVKFNNPLFCLDEVDKMTSDYRGDPASALLEVLDPEQNNTFMDHYLDLEYDLSKVFFITTANSLHSIPVPLLDRMEIIELNSYLETEKRHIARRFLLPRQLEEHGLKEGNIRVSDNAILEVIRSYTREAGVRNLEREIAALCRKTAIKLVEDDDTEKCVNISRQSLPSMLGVKKYRHDERESEPQVGVCAGLAYNQRGGEILLVETSLMAGSGHVVTTGQLGEVMTESAKAALSYVRSRAEVLGLDPRFHRKIDIHVHVPAGATPKDGPSAGITLATSITSALLGIPVRNDVAMTGEISLRGRVLPIGGLREKLLAARRSGIKKVIMPRDNEKDLKEVPDEVLRDLEIVFVDHVDEVLPQALAATAEEIFSGRATALPISRILRPEKHDDDKSQPAQ
- the clpX gene encoding ATP-dependent Clp protease ATP-binding subunit ClpX; amino-acid sequence: MAKNDKPTVSEPLRCSFCGRTELEVRNLIVQDGASICDKCIKACNEIIARDQMESPQSEERLLSPQEIKDRLDQYVIGQNEAKKILSVAVHNHYKRVFYASALGDEVELEKSNILLVGPSGSGKTLLAKTLARVLRVPFAIADATTLTEAGYVGEDVENILVQLLQNADYDLEAASKGIIYIDEIDKISRKGDGPSITRDVSGEGVQQALLKIIEGTEANIPPKGGRKHPQQEFIRMNTSNILFIVGGAFVGLDKIVGGRMSGGSMGFGAKVRASKEMPLGELLDRVHPQDLVKFGLIPEFVGRIPIITHVDELDEPDLVRILTEPKNALVRQYQKLFELENVDLRFTPNALKAIAAKAIERKTGARGLRNVMERTMLDIMFKLPSLPNVRECLINQAVIDKGKEPVLLFGDKAENADTSKAQAGGDKAS